The following coding sequences are from one Streptomyces sp. NBC_01232 window:
- a CDS encoding helix-turn-helix transcriptional regulator yields the protein MVAATGHADTSVGHGELIKAVDRALTTHGRALLTGPAGAGKTEVVRAVAAAAESRRETVLCLAPEAADQWIPEASAAALLASVPCGALEQLSGPQRTAIALLRREADAPRAGRDHIALRLAVVEVLRTLAARRPVLLVLDNAQWLDAESTDLLRFALRLTPPGVRVLVAECVQGGAPVGEPLCGPGVPAIRVPPLGADEVAELLAGHGLPARLAGRIHQASGGNPRLALALGHSLAEAAEARDCSAHHADTLPVSGQAREVARRLLAAAPAQARRTLLLAALATRPTIPLLRRAGRPDAEAELAEAERAALVRVGEDGTVEFTAGALPTALAADAGWPERAAGHAALADAVDDPVQAVRHRALAVDTPDQWLAAEITEAAAACRRRGQRALAAELGLLAAERTPSALAGEELARLVTAAEDAGWAGRADLARRATRAVLARDASPADRVRARLAVIDAAGQALGALDETFAHAMDEAAGDPSLQAAVQLRIAWKNNLSDGDPVRSRDAAARAGALAALGGDQVAEAMALTVRARMGRILGDPGAEAILAEALALPAPEVPLGMRNAPQYLAVRHALFDDGLDDARRQLMVLLPAVQRTGSAEDVFEVLRSLTEVELRSGRCEAASAHARRALDLTIDAGLSPGPAWYVAAMAEAMGGSFARAEGYARRGIQASQEEQDQVFLSRSLHALGLVELATGEAAKAVATLRRVAELEAAQQVVDPSILRWHGELAEALIAADAPDEAARLLSSVRTVAVGLGRTGVVAALDRARGLCLSAQGDADAAVHLLEATAQRFDTLQLPLERGRTLLALARVERRRRRRAPARAALAAAAEVFDRAGAVPWTELAREPAPGEGVGAQVPAAAILTEAETRLALLVSEGASNQEAAAKLFLSVKTVEARLTRIYQKLDVRSRAQLATALRTR from the coding sequence GTGGTGGCGGCGACGGGGCACGCTGACACAAGTGTCGGACACGGAGAACTGATCAAGGCGGTCGACCGCGCGCTGACCACGCACGGCCGGGCGCTCCTGACCGGACCGGCCGGCGCGGGCAAGACCGAGGTCGTGCGCGCCGTCGCGGCCGCGGCCGAATCGCGCCGCGAGACCGTGCTGTGCCTCGCTCCCGAGGCGGCCGACCAATGGATACCCGAGGCGTCCGCCGCCGCCCTCCTCGCCTCCGTGCCCTGCGGCGCCCTGGAACAGCTCTCGGGCCCCCAGCGCACCGCCATCGCCCTCCTGCGCCGCGAGGCCGACGCCCCCCGGGCCGGCCGCGACCACATAGCCCTGCGCCTCGCCGTCGTCGAGGTGCTGCGGACCCTCGCCGCCCGCCGGCCCGTCCTGCTCGTCCTCGACAACGCCCAGTGGCTCGACGCCGAGAGCACCGACCTGCTCCGCTTCGCGCTGCGCCTGACACCGCCCGGCGTACGGGTCCTGGTCGCCGAATGCGTCCAGGGCGGGGCCCCGGTCGGCGAACCCCTCTGCGGCCCCGGAGTCCCCGCCATCCGCGTCCCCCCGCTGGGCGCCGACGAAGTCGCCGAACTCCTCGCCGGCCACGGCCTCCCGGCCCGCCTCGCCGGCCGCATCCACCAGGCCAGCGGCGGCAACCCGCGCCTCGCCCTCGCCCTCGGCCACTCCCTCGCCGAGGCCGCCGAGGCCCGCGACTGCAGCGCCCACCACGCCGACACCCTGCCCGTCTCCGGACAGGCCCGTGAGGTGGCCCGCAGGCTCCTCGCCGCCGCCCCCGCACAGGCCCGCCGCACCCTGCTGCTCGCCGCCCTCGCCACCCGCCCCACCATCCCCCTGCTGCGCCGGGCCGGCCGCCCCGACGCCGAGGCCGAGCTGGCCGAGGCGGAACGGGCCGCGCTGGTCAGGGTGGGGGAGGACGGCACCGTGGAGTTCACCGCCGGCGCCCTGCCCACCGCCCTCGCCGCCGACGCCGGCTGGCCGGAACGCGCAGCCGGGCACGCGGCCCTGGCCGATGCCGTCGACGACCCCGTCCAGGCCGTACGCCACCGTGCGCTGGCCGTGGACACCCCCGACCAGTGGCTTGCCGCGGAGATCACCGAGGCCGCCGCGGCCTGCCGCCGCCGGGGCCAGCGCGCCCTCGCCGCCGAACTGGGCCTGCTCGCCGCCGAACGGACGCCGTCCGCGCTGGCCGGCGAGGAGCTGGCCCGCCTGGTGACGGCCGCCGAGGACGCGGGCTGGGCCGGCCGGGCCGACCTCGCCCGTCGCGCCACCCGCGCCGTCCTGGCCCGCGACGCCTCGCCCGCCGACCGGGTACGGGCCCGCCTCGCCGTCATCGACGCCGCCGGGCAGGCCCTGGGCGCCCTCGACGAGACCTTCGCCCACGCCATGGACGAGGCCGCCGGGGACCCCTCGCTGCAGGCCGCCGTCCAGCTGCGGATCGCCTGGAAGAACAATCTCAGCGACGGCGACCCCGTCCGCTCCCGCGACGCCGCCGCCCGTGCCGGGGCGCTCGCCGCGCTCGGCGGCGACCAGGTCGCCGAAGCCATGGCGCTGACGGTACGGGCCCGCATGGGCCGCATCCTGGGTGACCCGGGCGCCGAGGCGATCCTCGCCGAGGCGCTCGCCCTGCCCGCCCCCGAGGTGCCTCTCGGCATGCGCAACGCACCCCAGTACCTCGCGGTCCGGCACGCCCTCTTCGACGACGGCCTCGACGACGCCCGCCGCCAGCTGATGGTCCTGCTGCCCGCCGTCCAGCGCACGGGATCCGCCGAGGACGTCTTCGAGGTCCTGCGCAGCCTCACCGAGGTCGAGTTGCGCAGCGGCCGCTGCGAGGCCGCCTCGGCCCACGCCCGCCGGGCCCTGGACCTCACGATCGACGCGGGCCTCTCGCCCGGACCCGCCTGGTACGTCGCCGCGATGGCCGAGGCCATGGGCGGCAGTTTCGCCCGGGCCGAGGGCTATGCCCGGCGAGGCATCCAGGCCTCGCAGGAGGAGCAGGACCAGGTCTTCCTCTCCCGCAGCCTGCACGCGCTCGGCCTCGTCGAACTCGCCACGGGAGAAGCGGCGAAGGCCGTCGCCACCCTGCGCCGGGTCGCCGAACTGGAGGCCGCCCAGCAGGTGGTCGACCCCTCGATTCTGCGCTGGCACGGTGAACTCGCCGAGGCCCTGATCGCCGCGGACGCACCCGACGAAGCCGCCCGGCTGCTGTCCTCCGTACGCACGGTCGCCGTCGGCCTCGGCCGGACCGGTGTCGTCGCCGCCCTCGACCGGGCCCGGGGACTGTGCCTGTCCGCCCAGGGCGACGCCGACGCGGCCGTGCACCTGCTGGAGGCCACCGCGCAGCGCTTCGACACGCTCCAGCTGCCGCTGGAACGCGGCCGTACGCTCCTCGCCCTCGCCCGGGTCGAGCGCCGCAGGCGGCGGCGGGCGCCGGCCCGCGCGGCACTGGCCGCCGCGGCCGAGGTGTTCGACCGGGCCGGGGCCGTCCCCTGGACGGAGCTCGCCAGGGAACCGGCTCCGGGGGAGGGCGTCGGTGCGCAGGTGCCCGCGGCCGCGATCCTGACCGAGGCCGAGACCCGGCTCGCGCTGCTGGTCAGCGAGGGTGCCAGCAACCAGGAGGCCGCGGCGAAGCTGTTCCTCAGCGTCAAGACCGTGGAGGCACGGCTGACCCGTATCTACCAGAAGCTCGACGTCCGCTCACGGGCCCAGCTGGCCACCGCGCTGCGCACGCGGTGA
- a CDS encoding S8 family peptidase, which produces MSVTLLAGSATASVALATETPAAAPAATVAPTAPVANLIVGYKSSATEASSNTAAADDATAKGKKAGKKAKFDRRLGTGAALVNLGGTVAPAEAADVMAQFRADPDVAYVEPDTRAYAMAVTPNDTEYAKQWDLFEPTAGMNVPAAWDKTTGSGVTVAVIDTGYVAHSDVAPNIVSGYDFISTSSEARDGNGRDSNPADEGDWNATDGECGVGSKASTSSWHGTHVAGTIAAATNNSKGIAGIAYGAKIQPVRVLGKCGGSTSDIVDAITWASGGSVAGVPANATPAKVINMSLGGPGACGTSYQNAINAAVARGTTVVVAAGNSNANASGYSPASCNNVINVASTNRAGERSYYSNFGTVIDIAAPGGETRRATDTPGTVTTPENAILSTLNAGTTTPGAESYKPYQGTSMAAPHVAGLAALLKSAKTSLTPAQIETAIKTNARPLPGACSGGCGAGLADAAATVAAVTSTTPPTSGLENTMDFSITDNGTVESPITVTGVTGNAPATLKVGVNIVHSYIGDLKVDLIAPDGTAYTLHNRSGGSTDNINQVYTVNASSEVANGTWKLRVNDNAGGDTGKIDSWNLTF; this is translated from the coding sequence ATGTCCGTCACCCTGCTCGCCGGCTCCGCGACCGCCTCCGTGGCCCTGGCCACCGAGACTCCTGCCGCGGCCCCCGCCGCCACGGTCGCCCCCACCGCGCCGGTCGCGAACCTCATCGTCGGGTACAAGTCCTCGGCCACCGAGGCCAGCTCGAACACGGCGGCTGCCGACGACGCCACCGCCAAGGGCAAGAAGGCCGGCAAGAAGGCGAAGTTCGACCGTCGCCTCGGCACCGGCGCCGCCCTGGTCAACCTGGGCGGGACCGTCGCCCCGGCCGAGGCCGCCGACGTAATGGCCCAGTTCCGTGCCGACCCGGACGTCGCCTACGTCGAGCCGGACACCCGCGCCTACGCGATGGCCGTCACGCCGAACGACACCGAGTACGCCAAGCAGTGGGACCTCTTCGAGCCCACCGCCGGCATGAACGTCCCCGCCGCCTGGGACAAGACCACGGGCTCCGGCGTCACCGTCGCCGTGATCGACACCGGCTACGTCGCCCACTCGGACGTCGCCCCGAACATCGTCTCCGGCTACGACTTCATCTCGACGTCCTCCGAGGCCCGCGACGGCAACGGCCGTGACAGCAACCCCGCCGACGAGGGCGACTGGAACGCCACCGACGGCGAGTGCGGTGTCGGCTCCAAGGCCAGCACCTCCTCCTGGCACGGCACCCACGTCGCGGGCACCATCGCCGCGGCCACGAACAACTCCAAGGGCATCGCGGGCATCGCCTACGGCGCGAAGATCCAGCCCGTCCGCGTGCTCGGCAAGTGCGGCGGCTCGACCTCGGACATCGTCGACGCCATCACCTGGGCCTCCGGCGGCTCCGTCGCGGGCGTGCCGGCCAACGCCACCCCGGCCAAGGTCATCAACATGAGTCTCGGCGGTCCGGGTGCCTGCGGCACCAGCTACCAGAACGCCATCAACGCGGCCGTGGCCCGCGGTACGACCGTCGTCGTCGCCGCCGGCAACAGCAACGCCAACGCGTCCGGGTACTCGCCCGCCAGCTGCAACAACGTGATCAACGTGGCGTCGACCAACCGCGCCGGCGAGCGTTCGTACTACTCGAACTTCGGCACGGTCATCGACATCGCCGCCCCGGGCGGTGAGACCCGCCGCGCCACCGACACGCCCGGCACCGTCACCACCCCCGAGAACGCAATCCTCTCGACCCTGAACGCCGGCACCACCACCCCCGGCGCTGAGAGCTACAAGCCCTACCAGGGCACCAGCATGGCCGCCCCGCACGTCGCGGGCCTCGCCGCCCTGCTGAAGTCTGCGAAGACCTCGCTGACCCCGGCCCAGATCGAGACGGCGATCAAGACCAACGCCCGCCCGCTGCCCGGTGCCTGCTCCGGTGGCTGCGGCGCCGGTCTCGCCGACGCGGCCGCGACCGTCGCCGCGGTGACCTCGACGACCCCGCCGACCTCGGGCCTCGAGAACACCATGGACTTCTCCATCACCGACAACGGCACCGTGGAGAGCCCGATCACCGTCACCGGTGTCACCGGCAACGCCCCGGCCACCCTCAAGGTGGGCGTGAACATCGTTCACTCCTACATCGGTGACCTCAAGGTCGACCTGATCGCCCCCGACGGCACCGCGTACACGCTCCACAACCGCTCGGGCGGCAGCACCGACAACATCAACCAGGTCTACACCGTCAACGCCTCCTCCGAGGTCGCGAACGGCACCTGGAAGCTGCGCGTCAACGACAACGCCGGCGGCGACACCGGCAAGATCGACTCCTGGAACCTGACCTTCTGA
- a CDS encoding DUF1838 family protein, whose translation MTPALTPAELLHAFARTRASLDGAEVTYWWTGDVHSWAPGEPYRRLFGFEGLNVARLVADEELGGYQLLSREAAFYLDPATREILETWQDKPVVHVWNDPANQKWRPFPVPVTELGDQICFSLEIPLAYPSPLPVEEYPAQSADDSYRALELFQFFAPASALTTDAVSVPATMSWTRMSPWLPWMEQGQRPGGLTFHCRGRKLDAYAQVPERTRAHIAQHHPEFAQAPEKWSEPNETSWTYFRKLFPPV comes from the coding sequence ATGACACCAGCCCTGACACCCGCCGAGCTCCTGCACGCATTCGCCCGCACCCGCGCCTCGCTCGACGGGGCCGAGGTCACCTACTGGTGGACCGGGGACGTCCACTCCTGGGCCCCCGGCGAGCCCTACCGGCGCCTCTTCGGCTTCGAGGGGCTCAACGTCGCGCGCCTCGTGGCGGACGAGGAGCTCGGCGGCTACCAGCTCCTGTCCAGGGAGGCCGCCTTCTACCTCGACCCCGCGACCCGGGAGATCCTGGAGACCTGGCAGGACAAGCCGGTGGTCCACGTCTGGAACGATCCGGCCAACCAGAAATGGCGGCCGTTCCCGGTCCCCGTGACGGAACTGGGCGACCAGATCTGCTTCAGCCTGGAGATCCCGCTGGCCTACCCCTCGCCCCTGCCGGTCGAGGAGTACCCCGCCCAGTCGGCCGACGACAGCTACCGGGCGCTCGAGCTCTTCCAGTTCTTCGCCCCCGCGAGCGCCCTGACCACCGACGCGGTGAGCGTCCCCGCCACGATGTCCTGGACCCGGATGTCCCCGTGGCTGCCCTGGATGGAACAGGGACAGCGTCCCGGCGGCCTCACCTTCCACTGCCGCGGCCGCAAGCTGGACGCGTACGCGCAGGTTCCGGAGCGCACCCGCGCCCACATCGCGCAGCACCACCCCGAATTCGCCCAGGCGCCGGAGAAGTGGAGCGAGCCGAACGAGACCAGCTGGACGTACTTCCGCAAGCTGTTCCCGCCCGTGTAG
- a CDS encoding DNA gyrase subunit B, with product MRVADDGPGIPFEEAGGTDGPGLEALLTRPHAGREPGGRRAVAMGLFGIGPCVANALSSRLTAEVRREGVRWMQEYERGVALAPPGAAGPAIGTGTTIAFRPDDTVFGPAQCEFDVLAECFRTLAFLNRGLDVTLTDERDPGGPRVVRFRFPGGVRDFVAALGVRSKAPVRSDVLGFERDDPRMAGTMEVALQWCDSREEDVRGFTNSLATHTGTGTHEAGLREGVVAAIDAYARTRGLQTAADRIGVGLTAVVSVKLDDPDFVDFARHEPGGDMVRACVAQAVREHLGAWFEAHPEQAAAVIAPVLRAAARN from the coding sequence GTGCGGGTCGCCGATGACGGGCCGGGCATCCCCTTCGAGGAGGCCGGGGGCACTGACGGTCCCGGTCTCGAAGCCCTGTTGACCCGACCGCACGCTGGGCGGGAGCCCGGCGGCCGCCGGGCCGTTGCCATGGGCCTCTTCGGCATCGGGCCCTGCGTCGCCAACGCCCTCTCGAGCCGCTTGACGGCCGAGGTGCGGCGCGAGGGGGTCCGCTGGATGCAGGAGTACGAGCGCGGCGTTGCCCTCGCCCCACCCGGCGCCGCAGGGCCGGCGATCGGGACCGGGACCACCATCGCCTTCCGGCCCGACGACACCGTCTTCGGGCCCGCTCAGTGCGAGTTCGACGTGCTCGCGGAGTGCTTCAGGACACTGGCCTTCCTCAACCGCGGCCTGGACGTCACCCTGACCGACGAGCGCGATCCGGGCGGGCCCCGGGTGGTCCGGTTTCGATTCCCGGGAGGGGTGCGGGACTTCGTCGCCGCCCTCGGCGTGCGGTCCAAAGCGCCCGTTCGGTCGGACGTCCTCGGCTTCGAGCGGGACGACCCGCGGATGGCGGGGACCATGGAGGTCGCCCTGCAGTGGTGCGACTCGCGCGAGGAGGACGTCCGGGGCTTCACCAACAGCCTGGCCACGCACACGGGCACGGGCACCCATGAGGCGGGCCTGCGCGAGGGGGTGGTGGCGGCGATCGACGCGTACGCGCGGACGCGCGGGCTGCAGACGGCCGCCGACCGCATCGGCGTGGGGCTGACGGCGGTCGTGTCGGTCAAACTCGACGATCCCGACTTCGTCGATTTCGCACGCCACGAACCGGGCGGAGACATGGTGCGTGCCTGCGTCGCCCAAGCCGTCCGGGAACACCTC